The following is a genomic window from Moorella sp. Hama-1.
CTGGCCCTCGGGGTCCAGACTGATAGTGAAATAGTTACCGGTGACCCGGAATTCCATAAAGTCAGCGAACAGGATCGCATTATCTGGTTGCGGGAAAAAACAAGATCACAGTAGTTGCAGCCCCGTCGCGTTGCCGGGTCACTTATCCACCCGGGTGCCGTAGCACTGCACCAGAATACCCCGCACGGCCGCCACGTCGACGTCGGTGAAGGTGCCAGGGTCCCGCCCCTGGGAGGCGGCGTAGGCCGCCGCCACCCCGGCGGCATCCCCCAGGACGCATTGATTGGGCAGCACCCGCAGTTCGGCCCAGGCCAGGGAGGAGATGCTGGCGGCATAGCCGGGGATCAGCAGGTTGGGTATTGTCCGGCTCAGGAGGACGTTAAAGGGGATATAGACCGGGTTGGCGGGCAGAGAAGCCGCTCCCGGCGTCGTCCGGGGGAAGTCCGGCCGGAGATAGGGCGTCACCGGCCAGCGGTAACGACCGTCGCCGCCTTTGAGATCGCTATAGCGATAGGCATTGACATCCTGCCAGTAGAAGCCCAGACCGATACGGTTTACATAATTCGCGCGATCGTCGCCATCCCGGGGGCCGGCCCCGGCGTGATGGCTGGCCGCCGTGGTCAAGGCGTAGTTGCTGTTCTCCGTCCCCGGCCCAGCTTCCCGGGGATCTATCACTGTATGCACCGTTTCCCGCAGGTAGAGCAGCCCGGCGGTGACCGGCTGCCCCCCGGCATCCCGCACCAGTTCCGCCGCCTGGAAGCCGTCAAAGCGCCGCAGGGCCTGGAGCAAATCGGGAGTGGCCAGCACCTCCCGGGCCAGCTGCCAGGCCGTATCTGTGTCCAGGGCTCCCGGCGCCGTATCCCGGGGATAGGCATCGTGCCAGCGGTCGCGGCCGTTGGCGCGGCCGTCTACATTAAAGATAAGGAGGGCGTTGACCCACCATTCCCGGCTGCCCGGCCCGTCCTGGGCGGCGTTAAGGGGCTTTAAAGCAAAACCCCGGGGGCCGTATCTATCATTAAACCCGGTAACCACCGGGTCGTTTATGTAAACTTCCCGGCCGCCGTAAGCACCCCAGATCCCCTTTTCCCGGCTAAAAACCATATCCGGGTAATTGCCGGGCCGGACGCCCTGGACCTTAAACATCAAAGTCGCCGCCTGCTGGCGGGGTCGTAAGTTCAGCCCGGCCCCGGCGGTCTCGCCCGGCGCCGGCATGACGGCGGCCGCCTGGCGTTCTGCTGACAGCTCCCTCGGCCAGCCGGTTCCCTGCTGGTTCGGCTTAACATAATCCGGCGTCAAAAACTCCCCCGGCCAGTCGGCTCGCCCCACCGTCACCCCGGCGGCACTTAAACGACTGAGCCGCCCGTCTTCCGAGGCGTCTACAAAGATTGACGCCGTTAGGATGCGGCGGCCCCGGCCCCAAACAACGCTCCCGGCGGCATCCCGCTGCAAGTCCCGCAAGGCCAGGGCGCGCAGCCGGCCCCGCCGGTCCTTCTGGAGGGCCGTGATATCCATGGCCCAGTAAGTCTGCAGATTGGGTAGCCGGCCCAGGTCGGCGGCGATTTGCGCCGCCAGGTCGGCGGGCCGGTAAAAGGGCCCGGTAGCCGCCAGCCAGTGGGCAAAGGAGCCCCCCTGGGCGAGCCTGCCGTCCCGGTTCCAGTAGCGCAGGTCCCAGAAATTCTGGCCGCCCACGGTGGCCAGGCCGCCGTACTCGCCCTCAGGGTAGGGGACTACCAGGACCACCTGCTTATCCGGTGCCGTGGCCGCCGCCTTCCAGGCCGCCGCGCACCCGGCCAGGCCGCCGCCGTAGACGGCGATATCCGCCCGGGCCGCCGGCGCCACCAGGGGCCAGCCCTCCGGGCGGCTCCCCGTACCCCGGAGAGTTAACATAAGACCTAACCACAAAAAAATCAACAAACCACTTTTCAGCAATCGTTTAAGCATCAACTAATACCCAACTGCTTCATTATAGTCAACATAAAAGTCTTTAAATCATCGAGATCCCGTTTTAATATACCCCAGATAACCTCCGCATCCAGCCTGGTGTAATCATGGACAAGTATATTACGGAACTGGGCCATTTTCATTAATCTGGTAACCAGTACCTCTGGTAGATAATTGGCTTCGCCCAGCACGGCAAAAATATCTTTATTATCCCGTGGCTCCCTTAAACCCTCAGCGGAAATTATGTGGCTGGCAATATCCAGGCAACTCTCCACTGCCAGATGTAAAGTCCGTTCCACATAACGGCGCTGGCGCTTATCACTTTTAAAGTCATTTAAACTGACGCCCTGCTCCGCCTGCAGGTCAGCTATATATTCGCCGAGCAAAGCCAGGCGGTTGCGCGTGACCTCCTGATCAACCATGGACCTCGCCTCCAGCCAATTTAGCGATAAGACCCTTATTACGCTTTTCCAGCAAAGGCTGCAGGTCAAAATAAGTTCGCCGGGACCAAACTTCAAACGTCACCCGGTAGCGGGTATTTTTATCGACCAGTAAAATCCCGTCTTTTAAAATCTGGTGCTGTAAAAGTAAAGGCGCTAACTTAATATCAATGACATCCACCTTTTTTCCCATCCTACTTTCTAGATCGATAATTATTTCCATCCGACGATCAAAACGCCGTAATTCATCTTCGATTTCAGTGAATAACACGGCTACATCGATATCACTGTGCTCGCGACCTGCTCCCCGGGCATAAGAACCAAAAAGGTAGGCCGCCACCACATCCCGGCAATCATCAAGATACCTGATTAAGGCCGCAGTCAACGCTTTATTCAAGCACCCTTCTACTGGCAAATATAAGGGAGACGCCAAAGTTTCCACCTTCCTGCAAACCGCTATGTTTTATAAAACCGTGCTATTGCTTTCCAGCCCGAGGAGGTGACGCATTTTCAGGATAAAAAGATGGAGGTCCTTTTTAAAGTCACCGGCCAGCCCAGGCAAGCCCTCCAGCAGCTGGTGGATTTTATCCGGGTCCAGGCTGAAGCCATAAATGTTACGGAAAACATGCCTGAAGGCCCGGAGCTCATCCAGATTTCGGGCTGTCTTACCGTCCAGTAAGCCCGGGCGTAAGCCTGGCACTTCCAGGGTCATCTGATCCAGTAATTCTTTATGCCATTGTTCGCCGGCAGGGACAGAGCAGTCGATATCCCGCGCTACAATTCTAAAAATCTTTTCTATCGCCGTATAATAATCATGTAAGATCGAGCCGACTATTCGCAGGGACGCTTCGTCGGTGAGGCTGAAGCCCCCCAGGGAATCGGCTTGAATCTTGGGGAATAAGTTGTACCGCGCTAATTCCCTTTCCAGCCTTTCCAGGTTAGCTACTTCTTTACTAATACGGGCTTCCAGCAGAAGGTATTTTTCCGGGATCATATTGCCACCCCTTCCCGGGCTATTTCTTTTTGTAAAGAGGGCAGGGCATCCTCCGCACACACAATGCTAATATCAAAGGGAGCAGCCAGGCGCCCGGCCCGGGCCAGCATCTGCCAGTAGGGGCCTGTAAAACCGGTGACATAAAGGTCGATATCGGAGGCTTCCTGAAAATCACCCCGGGCCAGGGAACCATACAGGATAACCTGCTGCACACCATAAGTAGCGCGTAAAAAGGCGGCTACCTCCCTGGCTTTTTGCCAGGCTAGTTTCCGTCGCCGTTCTAATGCGCGGGCATGCTGCTGGTTGAGCAACCTCTGGAGGCGGTCGAATTCCTGCGCCTGCAATAGTATCGCCTCCGCTAATTCCAGTATTTCCTGTTACTATGGGGCTGGGGAAGCCGCTGCCAGAAATAACCTTCAACTCTTACCGGTAAATCTGCTTATAATTACTGCTCGCAAGCAATGGAGGCCGCTAAAGGCCGACCAGGGTGAGCTGCCGCACTATCTTTCTGTATTTATCTTAAAGTTCCGGCCGTTATTTGTCAAGAAAAGGCAACCCCCTGCAATCACGGGTGACCGCAAGGGGGCTGTTAGGAGTCCGGTTTCCATAAAGCCTATACAGGCGGTGGCGCCAGGGCGTTGTTGACGGCAGGGGGCTCCACCGTTACCGCCATCTTATCCTGCAGCACGCCGACGTTGGTGACGGCCACCTGCTCCCCGGCCTGCAGGCCCTGCAAAACCATTACCTGCCGGTCGTTTTTTAACCCCAGGGTTACCGGCCGCCGCTCCACAGTACCATTTTTGACCACGAACACATAATCCTGGCCGTTATCCGTGCGGACCGCCGCCACCGGGATGACGATGCCCCCGGCGCTAGTCAACTTAAAGGTCGCCCGGGCCGTCATGCCGGCCTTGAGGTCACCGGGGTTGGCCAGGCTGATCTCCACCGGAAAGCGCTGGCCGGTGGCCGCCGCCACCGGGCCCACCTGGGTTACCGTACCGGTAAACTCGCGGCCCGGCAGGGCATCCAGGGTGACCGTCACCTTTTGCCCGGTAGCCAGCAAAGGTACTGCCTCCTGGCCGACTGTCCCCTGGAGCTTCAGGGTGGAGGTATCGGCGATGGTCAGTAGAGGCAGGGGGCTGGTTGGCGCGGCCATCTCACCGGGGTTTATGTTCCGGTTGGTGACAACACCGCTGAGGGGACTGGTTATGTCGGCGTTACTCATAGTAACTTTAATGGTGTTGGCCGCCGCCTCGGCCTGGGCCAGGCCGGAGCCGGTGGCGATGGCATACTGCTTTTGGGCCGCCTCAAATTGTTTCTGGGCCGCGTGGTAACCGTTTTGGGCCTGATCCAGCTTGGTCTGGGCGTCGTCCAGCTGGCTCTGGGATGCCGCGCCGGCATCCACCAGGGCCTTGATACGGTCATAATACTTCTGGGCGGCATCCAGGCCGGTCTTGGCATTGGCGATGTTAACCTGCGCCGTCTCCATGGCTATCTGCGCCTGTCCCGCCTGATCCCGGACGCCCTGGACGGCGGCTTCGGCCTGGTTGAGCTGGGCCTGCAGTTCTTTTGTATCTATGGTCACCAGGAGCTGGCCCGCCTGGACATGATCGCCGACGTCGGCCTTGACGGCCGTCACCTGGCCCGATAACTTACTGACCACATTGGCCGTCCGCGCCGGCACCAGGGCGCCGGCTATTTCTACCGTCGTCGTTACCTGACCCTGGCCGGCGGCCATCACCTGGACAGCCACCTGATCGCCGGCCCCGGCCTGGGCGCCGCAGCCGGCGGCGCCCAGGGCCAGGAGGCCTGTAAGCATAAGGACCAGAACCCTCTTTCCCCTTGTCTTCATGGCTTGCTCCCCTCCGGAAACAAAGTGATTATCTAACATACCGAACCACAGGAAATAGCCGGCCTTACTTAATATGAATCCGCACCGTAGCGTTCATCCCCGGTATCAGCTTAACGTCCCCGGCGTTTAAGAGCTGGATCTTCACCGGTATGACCTGGGTCACCTTGGTATAATTACCAGTGGCGTTCTGGGCCGGCAGCAGGGAAAAGACCGAGGTCGTCGCCCGGCCGATATTGGCCACCCGGCCGCTGAAGTTTCGGCCCGGGAAGGCATCTATACTAACATCCACCACCTGGCCGGCCCTGACTTTTTCAATAACCGTTTCTTTAATATTGGCGCTGATATACAGGTGGCCCGTGTCGGCGATGATGGCCAGGGGCATCCCCGGGGCGGCCATCTCCCCCACCAAGGCCTTGGACTGGATCACCTGGCCGTCAATGGGGGCCTTGATCTCAGCCTTCTGGGCCATGACCCCGGCGGCTGACCCCAGGGCCTGGGGATTGACGGCGCTGGAAGTCAGGGAGGCGCCCAGGTCCTGGCGGCCCAGGACCTGGCCGGCTTTGACGTTATCACCCTCCTGGACCTGCCAGGAAAGCAATTTACCGGGGATTTCCGGGCTGACCGTCACCGTATCAGCCGCCACCCGGGCGTCGTCGGTGCTGGCAAAGTTAGTCCCCTCGTAATGGTAATAATAGGCGATACCGCCGGCGCCAATTAAGGCGAGGATAATGACCATGGCAACTACAATTCGCCTTGACACCAGAAATTCACTCCTCCGAAATGAGATGTGTGAGGTTGGAGGTGAGAGGTGGGAGGCTTGTCGAAACTGGCTACGCCAGTTTCAGATTAAAGCTTGCTCGCCTCTCATTTCTTCCCTTCGTTGGTGGCGGCCCACCACCATGAATAGCCCCCCGAAAACAGAGTTCTTGCCAGAACGGTTAACAACCCCAATTAAAGGCTTCTCAATCAGGTGAGGTTCCGCCTACTCCCCACCGCCGAAGCCCGGCCGGGTGCCGGAGCCTTTCCGGAGGAAGAAAGCCGGGATAACACCGGCCAGGGCAAAGACGGCGGCAATGACAAAGATATCATCGATGCCCCGCACGAAGGCCGTCTGGGCCACGACCCCTTGCAGGTATATAGTTCCCAGGCTCTGGGCCTGGGCGGCGGCCGCCGCTCCACCACCCAGGAAGGACCCTACCTGCTGGAAAAAGGATGTCACCGCCGGGTTGGTGGCCGTCACCTGGCTGGTCATCTGCATGGTATGCAGGGCTATGCGATCATTTAAAATCGAAGTCAGGATGGCGATGCCAAAGGAACCCGACACCCGGTTGATAATATTGGTCATGGCCGAGGCGCGGCCGACCAGCTCATTGGGCAGGCCGGCCATGGCCGCCGTCTGGGCGGGCATGGAGGCAAAGGACATCCCCAGGCTGCGCAGGACCAGCCAGGTGATCAATACCTGGTTGGGGGTGATGATGTCAATAAAATGAAAGAGATAAGTCGTCACGGCCAGGACCAGCAGGCCGGTCACGGCCATAAACTTCGGCCCGATTTTATCGTAGAGCCGGCCGGTGACAGGCATCATCAGCCCCGAGGCCAGGGCGCCGGGCATCATCAGCAGGCCCGTCTCCATGGCCCCTAGACCGCGGATGGTCTGCAGGAAAAGGGGCACATAAAAGATCCCGGCGAACAGGCCGATAGTGGTCACCACCACCATGAGGTTGGCCAGGGTAAAGGTCGGGTAGCGAAAGACCCGCAGGTCCAGCAGGGGATTGGCGCAGGTCAGCTCCAAATAGATAAAGAGTCCCAGGGAGACGGCGCTGGTATAAAAGAGAAAAACCGTCGGCTCAGCCGTCCAGCCCCATTCCCCGCCCTTGCTCAGGGCCAGCAGGAGGGTAAAGAGGCCGGTAGCCGACGTCAGGGCGCCGCCGATATCGATGCTCCCCGCCTCGACGGCCGGAAAATCGGGTAAAAAAATCATAGAGAGCAAGACGCCGACGACACCGATAGGCAGGTTGATGGTAAAAATCCAGCGCCAGTCGACATATTCCACCAGGTAGCCTCCCAGGGTGGGGCCGATGGCCGGGGCTACCAGCAGGGCAATGCCGAAGACCCCCATGGCGCTGCCGATCCGCTCCCGGGGCACCATGCGGTAGACCATGGCCATGGTAGTCGGCATGATCATGCCGCCGCCCAGGGCCTGGACCACCCGGGCCACAATCAGGGACTGGACGTTCCAGCTCATGGTACACAGGAGGGACCCAAAGGTAAAGCCGGCCAGGGCGAGCATATAAAGGCGCTTAAAGCCAAGTTTATCGCCCATCCAGCCGCTTAAGGGCACCACCACCCCCAGAGCAAGCATATAAATAGTCACTACCCACTCGACAGTGCTGGTGTCGGTGTTGAAGACCCGCATAATAGTCGGGATGGCCACATTGACAATACTGGAATCCAGAATGGACATAAAGGCGCCGATGAGGGCCACCAGGACCGGCACGGTCCAGGAGACCTGGCCGCTCCCGCTGTTGGGTGGCTGGGTGGGTGCTTCCAGCGTACCGGCATTAGTAATGTCCCGGCCGCTATTTTGCTTACCGCCGGTTTCCCGCTCTATACCAGTACCCATCGAATTCCGGTAGTTTTCCCGCCCGGCAGCGACACTGGTCGCCATGGTAGGGGAGCCGGTAGTAGAGGATCCAGTATCAGGGGGCCCAGCGACCCCATCATTGAAAGGCGTCAGGCTTTTATCCCCAGCAGAGCCGGGCTGCCTCACCCCGGTGTCCCCCCGGTTAACGCCCATGACCTTCACCCTCTTCCCCCTCCAAGTAATCCCGGAGCAGCTGCAGGTCGGCCAGCAGGCGCTGGCTGCAGCCTCCAGGCAGGTCACTGAAGATACCCCGCAGCTCGGTTTCTATGGCCGCCGTTAGGCGATTGATAAATTCCTGTAAAGCCGGCGTGCCCCGCACCAGGACGCTGCGGCGGTCTTCCGGGTCCGGCACCCGCTCCAGGAGGCCCCGGGCCACCAGGCGATCAAAGATACCGGTGAAGGTACTGGGGGGAATGCCGATATCCCCGGCCAGCTCCGTGGCCCGCAGAGCCCCCCTTTTATTCACCTTCCAGAGGACCAGCATCTCCGTCCCCGAGAGGCCCTCGGCCTGGAAGAGGGGCGCCAGGTGCCGCACCAGCCGCCGGTGGACCTGGCTTAACAGCTCCAGCAACTGAAACTCCTGCATTCGTGTCACCCACTTTAACCTTCGGTTAGCGGCTTATTTGGGATCGGATAATTCGAATCCGAAATAACAACAGTAAAAATAATAACACCCGCCGGGGTGCCTGTCAATAAGCATCTTCGATCTCCTTTTTCTGGCGTGTTAAATCCTCTGCGGGCCATTTTGCCAAAATAACACATTTCACATTTTACATCCTATTATTCATTAATATTCATTAACGTCGCAGTCAAGCGATATTGATCTTAATGCCCCCTTGTTTTTCAGCGCCGGATGTAGTCTAATATTTAACAATAGCAACATACCCACACATAATCCAGGAGGCTTTGGAGCAATGATTGATCCCGCCGTCTTCGCCCAAATATACTACCAAAATACTAACCTGCTCATTTACCGTGATCTAGCCGCCGACCCGGTGGTAGCCGCATTCCTCGAAGTCTGCCGGCTCCTGGGTTCCCCGGAACCAGACCAACAGGAGCTGAACGCCGCCTGCCGGCGCTTCTTCAGCCTGCTGGCGACGGCGACTGAGCTCCGCCGGGAGCCCCTCACCGGCGACCCCTGGCAGAACTACCTCCTCGACCGCCTTATCGCCGCAGAAAACACCTTTACCCTGAAGGCCGAACAACGTGGGGCCGGTACCATGGGCGCCGCCCTGCAGGCAGCCGTCCGCCAGGACCTGACTTCCCTGCAAGCCCTGGCCGGGCTGGCCCCGGCTGCCTATCAAGCCGCCCGCGCCGCCCTGACCGGCAACCCTGGACAGGCAGGCAAACCCCCAGCCGTGATAGCCGGCGCTGATGCAACAGCGAGAAAATACCCTTATTCGCCATCTGCGGGTACAGCGGCCAGGACGGAAAGCGCCCCAGGAAACTCTTCCTGTGACTATGCAGAGGTACCGGTCACCGTACCGGCGGCCGGCGCCATCCCCGACTGGACCCAGCTCCAGCCCCTCGACCCCGTCCTTCCCCCCGCGCCCCTCAGCCAGGAGTTAAAAGACGAAACCGGTGCTGTCCCGGGGTCGACAAAGAACGCCCTCCAGCCGGCGGCCGCCGCCCGCCGCCAGGTAAAGGAGCAGCTCCTGGCCACCGCCGCCTGGGGTCAGGAGGGCCTGGAGCTCCTGGCTGACTATTACTATACCCATGGCGCCGGCCTTTACGGCGCTTATCGGGCCTTCCGCTGGGAACACGGCCCCCAGGGCGGCCGGTTGGCCGGCATAGCCGACCCCGACCCCATCACCCTGGCAGACCTGATCGGCTACGAAGACGAGCGCAGCCAGGTTGTCCACAATACCGAGAGGTTCCTGCGCGGCCTGCCGGCCTGTAACGTCCTCCTCTACGGCGCCCGGGGCACGGGCAAATCCTCGACGGTCAAGGCCCTGCTCAACGCTTACGGCGACCGGGGCCTGCGCCTCATCGAACTGCCCCGGCGCTATTTAAGGGATTACCCGGAGATCTTAAAAGCCGTCGCCGGCCGGCCGCAAAAATTCATCATCTTCATCGACGACCTCTCCTTTGAAGAGGACGAGGTGGACTATAAAGAATTAAAGGGTTTACTGGAGGGCAGCCTCCAGGTGCGGCCGGCCAACGTCCTGGTCTACGCCACCTCCAACCGCCGCCACCTGGTGAAGGAGTCCTTCGCCGACCGCACCTTTAACCCCGCCGGGGGCGAGGTGCGCCTCCAGGATACCGTCCAGGAGAAGCTCTCCCTGGCGGAGCGCTTCGGCCTCACCGTCATCTTCCCCAGCCCCGACCAGGAGGAATACCTGACCATCGTCCGCGAACTCGCCCGTAAGGCGGGCCTGGAAATGGAGGCCGCCGAACTACGCCGCCGCGCCCTGCAGTGGGCCCTCTACCAGAACGGCGCCTCCGGCCGCACCGCCCGGCAGTTCGTGGACTACCTCCTGGGAGAGCAGGAATAATTCCCCCGTTAGTGACGGCTACTTGCGCGCCTGTTTCCAGGTCCTGCAGGACCGCCACTTGCTCATCGCTCTTCAGGAAATTGCCGGTAGAAACAGGGCAGCTTTACCAGGCCGCTAACAAAAAGGAAGCCCAGGCAATCATCCAGCAGACGCTGGAAAAAAACTATAGGGTGCCGCAGTAGCCTTCTTTTGCCGGTGGTCTAAAAGACACCGGCTTTTTAGTGCGCCCGGCAGGTGCGATAACTGGAATAAGCGTCGTTAATTCATCTTATATCCAGCCGATTATAGAATAATAAGGGGTTCCATCAGGAACCCAGCCCACAGGGGGCGAAGATATAAACAAAAGGTAACTTTTACCACAAGCAGGGGTGGTCGCTATGTGCCGGTCCCGGTCCTTTGGGCCAAGCATAATTCAATTCTTCCTCTTCCTTAGCATTTTACTGCTAACGCCGGCAACTACGGCGGCGGCGTTGCCGGAGAAACCATACACCGTACGCTGGCAGCTAAAGGGCACCGCTAACTTGAAACAACCCCCGGTCATCAGCCCTTGGGGCGATATCTTCCTGTTCACCGGCAACGGCGTCCAGCGTCTGGATGACCAGGGCCGCCAAATCTGGCAATACAACACCCCGGAGGGAACAACCAGCGGGCCCGTGTTTTTTAAAGACGGCAGCACCTTCGTAGCCACCGGTAAAGCCCTCTACGAGATTAAACCCTACGGCCGGGCGGGTTGGCGCTTCACCATCCCCACCGGGGAAAAGGGAAGCAGCGCCCAGGGTTCCAACCTGGCCCAGGGACCGGGGGATACCTTCTACCTGCTCCTGGGCTCAACCCTCTACGCCGTCGCCCCGCGGCGCAATATGATCTGGTACCTGGGCCAGAGCGATTACCCGGTAGCCGTGGATGCCGACCGCCGTTACGTCTATGTGGCCCGAAATAAAAAAGACGCCGGGACGACCCTGGCGGCCCTGGACGCCGGCGGCGCCACCGTCTGGCAGCGCGGCCTGGCCGAACAGAAGCAGCTCTATTTGACCTTGAGCCCGGACAAGCAATACCTCTTTGTAGTAAGCATCCCCAAAACCATCGACCGCATGAATAAAGCCGCCCTTTACACCCTGGACGCCACCACGGGGAACACCGTCTGGTCCAGGCGCTACGCCCAGAATGAACTGAGCAATATAACCATCGGCCCTGACGGCCTCCTTTACCTGGTCGCCGGCAAGCGCTACCTTTACGCCCTGGACCCTGCTACCGGCCGGGAAGTCCTCTCCAACCAGCTCCTGGACCTCTCCGGCGCCGCACCGGTTGTTGATCGAAACGGCACTATTTTTATCCCCGGCCAAGACTGCCTCTACACCGTCAGCCGCAGCACCGGCCGGCTCATCTGGTACGCCGACTTCCCCGGCGGCATCCCCACCACCCCCACCCTGGGGAGGGACGGCCTGACGGTTTACCTCACCGACGGCCAGGGGAGCCTGTACGCCCTGCAAAATAACTATGGCGGCACTCTACTTCCTTAGCCTGGGCGGAGGCCTTCCGGGCTTCCTCTAGCCGCCCCTTGACCGGATCATGGGCCACCGGTTTTCAGGATGAATCATTAAAACTTAACTATCAGGCCTTCTGCAGATAGACCTCCATGATCTGAGATCTGACCCGCCAGGCAGAATCGACGACCGTAAAAGTAGTGTTACCTATCTTAATCTGTGCTCCTAGCAGGTTATAGGTGGTATTGTCGTATACGAAGTGGGACTGGTCGGAGAAAGTGATACTAGCAAAGGTCCTCCAGTCTCCGCCGGCGTAGATCGTGACAGCGCTGGTGGCACCGTCCTGGTAGATAGAGTTACCGAGGTAGAATACGTATTTTTGGGGCTGGTTGGGCAGGACGCCGGTCCAAGCGCTGGTAGATTCAGTAACCTCCATGGTCACCATTTCCAGGCTGCTGTCGTAATCGATATCCTCAATGTCATATAATGTTCCGTTAATGCGGCAGCCGAACAAATCGCCCAGTTTATATTGGCGCCCGCCGATACGGAGCACATTATGCTGCACCACCAGGACGTTATCCAGGCTATAGATGTTGTTTCCCATGAGGATCTGGATGGTGCTGGCATCCTGGTACTTGCC
Proteins encoded in this region:
- a CDS encoding PQQ-binding-like beta-propeller repeat protein, with amino-acid sequence MCRSRSFGPSIIQFFLFLSILLLTPATTAAALPEKPYTVRWQLKGTANLKQPPVISPWGDIFLFTGNGVQRLDDQGRQIWQYNTPEGTTSGPVFFKDGSTFVATGKALYEIKPYGRAGWRFTIPTGEKGSSAQGSNLAQGPGDTFYLLLGSTLYAVAPRRNMIWYLGQSDYPVAVDADRRYVYVARNKKDAGTTLAALDAGGATVWQRGLAEQKQLYLTLSPDKQYLFVVSIPKTIDRMNKAALYTLDATTGNTVWSRRYAQNELSNITIGPDGLLYLVAGKRYLYALDPATGREVLSNQLLDLSGAAPVVDRNGTIFIPGQDCLYTVSRSTGRLIWYADFPGGIPTTPTLGRDGLTVYLTDGQGSLYALQNNYGGTLLP